The proteins below come from a single Dermatophilaceae bacterium Soc4.6 genomic window:
- a CDS encoding mycoredoxin translates to MSTQTQDHTPAAGTITMFSTSWCGYCARLKTQLGREGIAFTEVDIEADPASARFVEEVNHGNQTVPTVVFPDGSAATNPSVIEVKKRLGL, encoded by the coding sequence ATGTCGACCCAGACGCAGGACCACACCCCCGCCGCCGGCACGATCACGATGTTCAGCACCAGCTGGTGCGGCTACTGTGCGCGGCTGAAGACCCAGCTGGGTCGCGAGGGCATCGCCTTCACCGAGGTCGACATCGAGGCCGACCCGGCGAGCGCCCGCTTCGTCGAGGAGGTCAACCACGGCAACCAGACCGTGCCGACCGTCGTCTTCCCCGACGGCTCCGCAGCGACCAACCCCAGCGTCATCGAGGTCAAGAAGCGCCTCGGGCTCTGA
- a CDS encoding ATP-dependent DNA helicase UvrD2 yields MSSVTAPAAPSADEVLAALDPEQREVAANPLGQMCVLAGAGTGKTRAITHRIAYGVHSSAYQPQRVLAVTFTARAAGEMRTRLRTLGVPGVQARTFHAAALRQLHFFWPQAIGGASPEVLPYKAPVVAEAASRLRLQFDRAAIRDLASEVEWAKVNLLTPETYAAAARGAGRDPAGIDPTAMARLYEAYEDAKVQRGVMDFEDVLLIMAGILAEREDIARVVRSQYRHFVVDEYQDVNALQQRLLELWVGERKDLCVVGDPAQTIYSFTGATPRHLLDFARREGAQVVRLVRNYRSSPQIVGLANLVVRSAARSATGPSAGSYVELVAQGEPGRTPSLSAHPDDPAEAEAVAAEIARLVREGHAPSQIAVLFRINAQSEAIETALADADVPYLVRGGERFFARQEVKAAVLLLRGAARGDDASRPLPDLVRDVIGGAGWTPHPPSSGGAVRERWESLTALAAVSDDLVAAQPSARLPELVRELDERATAQHAPVVEGVTLASLHAAKGLEWDTVFLLGCSDGLIPISMADGAEEIEEERRLLYVGMTRARRDLRLSWAASRAPGGRASRRPSRFLDATASLLGEGARSTPAQPRTRTPPPVVAAPSVCRTCGVSLTTAARRKVGRCETCPPTYDEATYDALLTWRSLVATAAKVPAFVVFTDATLTVIAESTPRSLPELARVPGVGATKLEQHGSAVLEVLAGADPRLVAEKASATR; encoded by the coding sequence ATGAGCTCAGTCACCGCCCCCGCCGCGCCCTCGGCCGACGAGGTGCTCGCCGCCCTCGACCCCGAGCAGCGCGAGGTCGCCGCCAACCCGCTCGGGCAGATGTGCGTGCTCGCCGGGGCGGGCACCGGCAAGACCCGCGCGATCACCCATCGCATCGCCTACGGTGTGCACTCGAGCGCCTACCAGCCGCAGCGCGTGCTCGCGGTGACCTTCACCGCGCGCGCCGCCGGCGAGATGCGCACCCGCCTGCGCACGCTCGGCGTGCCTGGGGTGCAGGCGCGCACCTTCCACGCTGCCGCGCTGCGCCAGCTGCACTTCTTCTGGCCGCAGGCGATCGGCGGGGCCTCGCCCGAGGTGCTGCCCTACAAGGCTCCGGTCGTCGCCGAGGCCGCGTCGCGCCTGCGCCTGCAGTTCGACCGCGCTGCCATCCGCGACCTCGCCTCCGAGGTCGAGTGGGCCAAGGTCAACCTGCTGACCCCCGAGACGTATGCCGCGGCCGCCCGCGGCGCAGGCCGCGACCCCGCGGGCATCGACCCGACCGCGATGGCGCGCCTCTACGAGGCCTACGAGGACGCGAAGGTCCAGCGCGGGGTGATGGACTTCGAGGACGTGCTGCTGATCATGGCGGGCATCCTCGCCGAGCGTGAGGACATCGCGCGGGTGGTGCGCTCGCAGTACCGCCACTTCGTCGTCGACGAGTACCAGGACGTCAACGCCCTGCAGCAGCGCCTGCTCGAGCTGTGGGTGGGGGAGCGCAAGGACCTGTGCGTCGTCGGCGACCCGGCCCAGACCATCTACTCCTTCACCGGGGCCACCCCGCGTCACCTGCTCGACTTCGCCCGCCGCGAGGGGGCCCAGGTGGTGCGGCTGGTGCGCAACTACCGCTCGTCGCCGCAGATCGTGGGGCTGGCCAACCTCGTCGTCCGCTCGGCCGCCCGCTCGGCGACCGGGCCCTCCGCCGGCAGCTACGTCGAGCTCGTCGCCCAGGGTGAGCCGGGCCGCACGCCGAGCCTCTCGGCTCACCCCGACGACCCGGCCGAGGCGGAGGCGGTCGCCGCCGAGATCGCCCGCCTCGTGCGCGAGGGCCACGCACCGTCGCAGATCGCCGTGCTGTTCCGCATCAACGCGCAGTCCGAGGCCATCGAGACGGCGCTCGCCGACGCCGACGTGCCCTACCTCGTGCGCGGCGGCGAGCGCTTCTTCGCCCGGCAGGAGGTCAAGGCGGCCGTGCTGCTGCTGCGGGGAGCGGCTCGCGGTGATGACGCCAGCCGGCCCCTGCCCGACCTCGTGCGCGACGTCATCGGTGGCGCCGGCTGGACCCCGCACCCGCCGAGCAGCGGGGGAGCGGTGCGGGAGCGGTGGGAGTCGCTCACCGCGCTCGCGGCGGTCTCCGACGACCTCGTGGCGGCGCAGCCCTCGGCCCGGCTGCCTGAGCTCGTGCGCGAGCTCGACGAGCGCGCTACCGCCCAGCACGCCCCCGTCGTCGAGGGCGTCACCCTCGCCTCGCTCCACGCTGCCAAGGGCCTTGAGTGGGACACCGTCTTCCTGCTCGGCTGCAGCGACGGCCTCATCCCCATCAGCATGGCCGACGGCGCCGAGGAGATCGAGGAGGAGCGGCGGCTGCTCTACGTCGGCATGACGCGGGCCCGCCGCGACCTGCGTCTCAGCTGGGCCGCCTCCCGGGCTCCCGGCGGCCGGGCCAGCCGACGCCCGTCGCGCTTCCTCGACGCCACGGCCAGCCTGCTCGGCGAGGGGGCCCGCTCGACCCCTGCGCAGCCGCGCACCCGTACGCCGCCCCCGGTGGTCGCGGCCCCGTCGGTCTGCCGCACCTGCGGCGTCTCCCTCACGACGGCCGCGCGGCGCAAGGTGGGACGGTGCGAGACCTGCCCGCCCACCTACGACGAGGCGACCTACGACGCCCTGCTCACCTGGCGCAGCCTCGTCGCCACGGCAGCGAAGGTGCCGGCGTTCGTGGTCTTCACCGACGCCACGCTCACCGTGATCGCCGAGTCGACGCCGCGCTCGCTGCCCGAGCTGGCGCGGGTCCCGGGCGTCGGCGCGACCAAGCTGGAGCAGCACGGGTCCGCGGTCCTCGAGGTCCTGGCTGGTGCCGACCCGCGTCTTGTTGCTGAAAAGGCTTCTGCCACTAGGTGA
- a CDS encoding methyltransferase domain-containing protein — protein MHESAYEHGRQFFEVYWNPRFTDVVELGSQDVNGSIRDHAPESARYVGLDMVEGKGVDLVVVPGQPLELEDESFDVVVTSSAFEHDVCFWETFLDLLRITRPGGLLYVNAPSNNAFHRYPLDCWRFYPDSGVALVEWARRKDVEVELVESFVAAPEASGWCDFVAVFRKAGPPLVRSGRMADLGEVMNVHDIDGPEIDRESSPTYDMQRIDAVQGQLAEVGSQEQATRGELVEAQAALAAAQARCAALEQQTSAVHAELATVYASSSWKLTGGVRRLSTLARRR, from the coding sequence ATGCACGAGAGCGCCTATGAGCACGGCCGTCAGTTCTTCGAGGTCTACTGGAACCCCCGTTTCACCGATGTCGTCGAGCTGGGGAGCCAGGACGTCAACGGCAGCATCCGCGACCACGCGCCCGAGTCAGCCCGCTACGTCGGCCTGGACATGGTCGAGGGCAAGGGAGTGGACCTCGTCGTGGTCCCCGGCCAGCCGCTCGAGCTCGAGGACGAGTCGTTCGACGTCGTCGTGACCAGCTCGGCGTTCGAGCACGACGTGTGCTTCTGGGAGACCTTCCTCGACCTGCTGCGCATCACCCGGCCCGGCGGGCTGCTCTACGTCAACGCCCCGAGCAACAACGCGTTCCACCGCTACCCCCTCGACTGCTGGCGCTTCTACCCCGACTCGGGGGTGGCCCTCGTCGAGTGGGCGCGCCGCAAGGACGTCGAGGTCGAGCTCGTCGAGTCGTTCGTCGCCGCCCCTGAGGCGTCGGGCTGGTGCGACTTCGTGGCGGTCTTCCGCAAGGCCGGCCCGCCCCTGGTGCGCTCGGGCCGGATGGCCGACCTCGGTGAGGTCATGAACGTCCACGACATCGACGGTCCCGAGATCGACCGTGAGAGCAGCCCGACCTACGACATGCAGCGCATCGACGCGGTGCAGGGCCAGCTCGCGGAGGTCGGGTCGCAGGAGCAGGCCACTCGCGGCGAGCTCGTCGAGGCCCAGGCCGCGCTCGCGGCCGCCCAGGCGCGGTGCGCTGCGCTCGAGCAGCAGACCTCGGCCGTCCACGCCGAGCTGGCGACCGTCTACGCCAGCAGCTCGTGGAAGCTCACCGGTGGGGTCCGTCGCCTGTCGACCCTCGCCCGCCGACGCTGA
- a CDS encoding WhiB family transcriptional regulator, translated as MTLSTLTSHVTGHGPTEPSGIPCRDYDAELWFAESPSDVEFAKALCGSCPFRPQCLADALERREPWGVWGGQLLVQGAVVARKRPRGRPRKDTVYAA; from the coding sequence ATGACCCTCAGCACGCTCACGAGCCACGTGACGGGCCACGGGCCGACCGAGCCCAGCGGCATCCCGTGCCGTGACTACGACGCCGAGCTGTGGTTCGCCGAGAGCCCGAGCGACGTGGAGTTCGCCAAGGCTCTCTGCGGGAGCTGCCCCTTCAGGCCGCAGTGCCTCGCCGACGCCCTCGAGCGGCGCGAGCCGTGGGGCGTCTGGGGCGGCCAGCTACTCGTGCAGGGCGCCGTCGTCGCCCGCAAGAGACCCCGCGGCCGGCCGCGGAAGGACACGGTCTACGCCGCCTGA
- a CDS encoding HhH-GPD-type base excision DNA repair protein codes for MQASIRIAQDPAADEVLSTDAFGLLVGMLLDQQFPMERAFAGPAKVLERLGTLDPAAIAAAEPDAFADLCSTPPAIHRYGRSMAGRIRSLAAVVVSDYDGDAESIWLGAETGADLVTRLKALPGFGDQKARIFAALVGKQLGVVPTGWGEAIGPYAESGSFRSVADVVDEESLAKVRSFKQQAKAAAKAKA; via the coding sequence ATGCAGGCATCGATACGCATCGCCCAGGACCCTGCCGCCGACGAGGTGCTGAGCACTGACGCCTTCGGTCTGCTCGTCGGGATGCTGCTCGACCAGCAGTTCCCGATGGAGCGGGCCTTCGCCGGCCCGGCCAAGGTGCTCGAGCGGCTCGGCACCCTCGACCCCGCGGCGATCGCGGCCGCCGAGCCCGACGCCTTCGCCGACCTCTGCTCGACACCACCGGCCATCCACCGCTACGGCCGCTCGATGGCGGGCCGGATCCGGTCGCTCGCGGCGGTCGTGGTGAGCGACTACGACGGCGACGCCGAGTCGATCTGGCTCGGCGCCGAGACCGGCGCCGACCTCGTCACCCGGCTCAAGGCCCTGCCCGGGTTCGGTGACCAGAAGGCGCGGATCTTCGCGGCCCTGGTCGGCAAGCAGCTCGGCGTGGTTCCCACCGGCTGGGGTGAGGCGATCGGGCCCTACGCCGAGAGCGGGTCCTTCCGCTCCGTCGCCGACGTGGTCGACGAGGAGTCGCTGGCGAAGGTGCGATCGTTCAAGCAGCAGGCCAAGGCGGCGGCGAAGGCCAAGGCCTGA
- a CDS encoding AarF/ABC1/UbiB kinase family protein has translation MTDLPRNAVTRAAKLATLPAGIAGRAAWGLGKRLGGKPAELVAAEMQARTAEQLFKVLGELKGGAMKFGQALSVFESALPEEMAAPYRAMLTKLQDSAPPLPAATVHAVLADELGPRWRRSFTEFDDVPVAAASIGQVHRGVWRDGREVAVKIQYPGAGKALISDLNQISRVAKVATVWIPGIEIGPILDELKSRMSEELDYNLEAKSQAKFAKGFDGDPHFAIPKVIKNSEHVIVSEWLEGRPLSQVITDGTVEERDAASSLYMEFLLEGPDRVGLLHADPHPGNFRITPDGRLGVIDFGAVNRLPQGLPPEMGIFLSMALEGNAAGTLDGLRGIGFVRPGIDLDAQRLLDYLAPFVDPLRTDRFRFSREWIRDVFAYINDPRRPNYSVGMKLNLPAEYLLIHRVWIGGIGVLCQLGGEVEGRKIVGGHLHGADLQPVGD, from the coding sequence GTGACCGACCTGCCCCGAAACGCCGTGACCAGGGCCGCCAAGCTCGCGACCCTCCCCGCTGGCATCGCCGGCCGCGCCGCATGGGGTCTGGGCAAGCGGCTGGGCGGCAAGCCGGCCGAGCTCGTGGCCGCCGAGATGCAGGCCCGCACCGCCGAGCAGCTCTTCAAGGTGCTCGGTGAGCTCAAGGGCGGGGCGATGAAGTTCGGCCAGGCCCTCTCGGTCTTCGAGTCGGCGCTGCCGGAGGAGATGGCGGCTCCCTACCGGGCCATGCTGACCAAGCTGCAGGACAGCGCCCCACCGCTCCCCGCCGCCACGGTGCACGCGGTGCTCGCCGACGAGCTGGGGCCCCGCTGGCGGCGCAGCTTCACGGAGTTCGACGACGTACCGGTCGCTGCGGCGTCCATCGGGCAGGTGCACCGGGGGGTCTGGCGAGACGGGCGCGAGGTGGCGGTCAAGATCCAGTACCCCGGCGCCGGCAAGGCGCTCATCTCCGACCTCAACCAGATCTCGCGGGTGGCGAAGGTCGCGACCGTGTGGATCCCCGGGATCGAGATCGGCCCCATCCTCGACGAGCTCAAGAGCCGGATGAGCGAGGAGCTCGACTACAACCTCGAGGCCAAGTCGCAGGCGAAGTTCGCCAAGGGTTTCGACGGCGACCCGCACTTCGCCATCCCGAAGGTCATCAAGAACAGCGAGCACGTCATCGTCAGCGAGTGGCTCGAGGGCCGGCCGCTGTCGCAGGTCATCACCGACGGCACCGTCGAGGAGCGCGACGCGGCGTCGAGTCTCTACATGGAGTTCCTGCTCGAGGGGCCCGACCGGGTCGGTCTCCTGCACGCGGACCCGCACCCCGGCAACTTCCGCATCACTCCCGACGGACGCCTCGGGGTCATCGACTTCGGCGCGGTCAACCGGCTGCCCCAGGGCCTGCCCCCCGAGATGGGCATCTTCCTCAGCATGGCGCTCGAGGGCAACGCCGCGGGCACCCTCGACGGGCTACGGGGCATCGGTTTCGTCCGTCCGGGCATCGACCTCGACGCGCAGCGCCTGCTCGACTACCTCGCGCCGTTCGTGGACCCGCTGCGCACCGACCGCTTCCGCTTCTCGCGCGAGTGGATCCGCGACGTCTTCGCCTACATCAACGACCCGCGTCGACCCAACTACTCGGTGGGGATGAAGCTCAACCTGCCGGCTGAGTACCTCTTGATCCACCGCGTCTGGATCGGCGGCATCGGCGTCCTGTGCCAGCTCGGTGGTGAGGTCGAGGGCCGCAAGATCGTGGGCGGGCACCTGCACGGGGCCGACCTGCAGCCGGTCGGCGACTGA
- a CDS encoding PPOX class F420-dependent oxidoreductase has translation MHTAEPTPLPTDLAALVASRRNGTLTTIKRDGRPQLSQVSYAWSPEHCTLRVSTRASLAKVHNLRRDPRASLLVTDEAGWSYAVLEGAARLSEVASAPDDSVVDSLVELYRTISGQEHPDWGDYRRVMVADGRLVLTVDVERAYGLVQG, from the coding sequence ATGCACACCGCCGAGCCGACCCCCTTGCCCACCGACCTGGCCGCGCTGGTCGCCTCCCGCAGGAACGGCACCCTCACGACGATCAAGCGCGACGGCCGCCCACAGCTGTCGCAGGTGAGCTACGCCTGGTCGCCCGAGCACTGCACGCTGCGCGTCTCGACCCGGGCCAGCCTGGCCAAGGTCCACAACCTGCGCCGCGACCCGCGCGCCTCGCTGCTGGTCACCGACGAGGCCGGCTGGTCGTATGCCGTCCTCGAGGGCGCCGCCCGGCTGTCCGAGGTCGCGAGCGCGCCCGACGACTCGGTCGTCGACTCGCTGGTCGAGCTCTACCGCACGATCAGCGGTCAGGAGCATCCCGACTGGGGCGACTACCGCCGGGTGATGGTCGCCGACGGCCGACTCGTGCTGACCGTGGACGTCGAGCGCGCCTACGGGCTGGTTCAGGGCTGA